A portion of the Corynebacterium rouxii genome contains these proteins:
- a CDS encoding TVP38/TMEM64 family protein, with product MSAIFSFFLELFRDGFNTISGWSTVKKLGFALLCCIFLAATVLIDVPPLTVLRTWADNTGAWFVVVFIALYISITQFPIPRTLLTLSSGILFGPLVGIIIALLSTTASAMLSLLIIRSILGDWARSQLTSPNAVRVNHHIEQRGWFAIASLRMIAAVPFSLLNYVAGMTNISLTSFGLATCIGSAPGTIVTVFIGNGLTQTYDAMLLIPTICLAILGLCGLIIDSRLLVKSST from the coding sequence GTGAGCGCGATTTTCTCTTTTTTTCTTGAGCTTTTTCGTGATGGATTCAACACGATTTCAGGGTGGAGCACCGTTAAGAAACTTGGTTTTGCACTACTGTGCTGCATTTTTCTTGCAGCAACTGTGCTTATCGACGTACCCCCACTAACTGTTTTACGCACTTGGGCAGACAACACTGGCGCATGGTTTGTTGTGGTCTTTATTGCTTTATACATTTCAATAACACAGTTTCCAATACCCCGCACACTGCTAACCCTTTCCTCTGGAATTCTTTTCGGCCCACTGGTTGGAATTATCATCGCTCTGTTAAGTACAACAGCGTCTGCAATGCTTTCATTGCTCATCATTCGAAGCATTCTGGGCGATTGGGCTCGATCGCAGCTAACATCGCCTAATGCCGTTCGCGTAAATCATCATATTGAGCAACGGGGTTGGTTTGCCATAGCGTCTCTGCGAATGATCGCTGCAGTGCCCTTTTCGCTATTGAATTACGTAGCAGGAATGACCAACATCTCTTTAACGAGTTTCGGTTTAGCTACATGTATCGGATCTGCACCTGGAACAATAGTTACAGTTTTCATTGGAAATGGGCTTACACAAACCTACGATGCAATGCTTCTTATCCCAACCATCTGTTTAGCAATCCTCGGTTTATGCGGATTAATTATCGATTCGAGACTGCTAGTCAAGTCATCAACATAG
- a CDS encoding SPFH domain-containing protein: MIVLAVIMVFFAIVIAKSIVIIPQGEAAVVERLGRYTKTVAGGISLLVPFIDRVRAKVDTRERVVSFPPQAVITQDNLTVAIDTVVTFQINDAAKAIYGVDNYIVGVEQISVATLRDVVGGMTLEETLTSREVINRRLRGELDAATTKWGLRISRVELKAIDPPPSIQQSMEMQMKADREKRAMILTAEGRRESDIRTAEGEKQAKILAAEGEKHAAILAAEAAKEARILEAEGQRAARYLEAQGEARAIQKVNAAIKASRLTPEVLAYQYLEKLPQLAEGKASTMWMIPSQFGDSLEEFAKALANKGDDGVFRYEPSEVDEHSSRLVGEDNHEDWFKTESNPEIAAAVAAANAVANKPVEDPDLGAELTSLTNNEN; the protein is encoded by the coding sequence ATGATAGTTCTTGCAGTTATCATGGTGTTTTTTGCAATTGTTATTGCTAAATCCATTGTAATTATTCCGCAAGGTGAAGCCGCCGTTGTCGAGCGCCTTGGCCGGTACACCAAGACTGTTGCAGGCGGGATTAGTTTGTTAGTACCATTTATCGACAGAGTACGGGCGAAAGTAGACACCCGTGAACGGGTTGTGTCCTTCCCACCACAAGCTGTTATCACTCAAGACAATCTTACTGTTGCTATTGATACTGTTGTCACTTTTCAAATCAATGATGCAGCAAAAGCAATTTATGGTGTTGACAACTACATTGTAGGCGTCGAACAAATTTCGGTTGCAACTCTCCGTGATGTAGTTGGTGGAATGACATTAGAGGAGACTCTAACTTCTCGAGAAGTAATCAATCGTCGATTGCGCGGTGAGCTCGATGCGGCTACCACAAAGTGGGGCTTAAGAATTAGCCGAGTAGAGCTCAAAGCGATTGATCCTCCTCCATCGATCCAGCAATCGATGGAAATGCAGATGAAAGCTGATCGTGAGAAACGCGCTATGATTCTGACTGCTGAGGGACGTCGCGAATCTGATATTCGAACTGCTGAAGGCGAAAAACAAGCAAAGATCCTCGCGGCTGAAGGCGAAAAGCATGCAGCAATTTTGGCGGCAGAAGCAGCAAAGGAAGCCAGGATTCTAGAAGCTGAAGGTCAACGCGCTGCGCGTTATCTTGAAGCTCAAGGTGAAGCTCGGGCGATTCAGAAAGTTAACGCCGCAATCAAGGCGTCTCGGTTGACACCTGAGGTATTGGCATATCAGTATCTCGAAAAATTGCCGCAACTCGCCGAGGGCAAAGCTTCAACAATGTGGATGATTCCATCACAGTTCGGCGACTCGTTGGAAGAATTTGCGAAGGCGCTCGCCAATAAAGGAGACGATGGTGTATTCCGTTACGAACCAAGTGAAGTTGATGAGCACAGTAGCCGATTAGTTGGCGAAGACAATCATGAAGATTGGTTCAAAACTGAGTCAAACCCAGAAATTGCTGCCGCGGTAGCAGCAGCAAATGCTGTAGCTAATAAGCCTGTTGAGGATCCTGATCTTGGCGCTGAATTAACTTCATTAACCAATAATGAAAATTAG
- a CDS encoding MarR family transcriptional regulator has translation MYAIQARYRGRELKRAEYVSKAAAALSTLEGVEQFTLVGVEDIASIIDTAEATCDTALALLAAGDWAVAIAVMDTTTAASEDALAFVHKVLGSRARAGTVKVGVKKDKKWAAPIQATFVMLAYILSKRTAEGREATSLMRSGLNQIEAAEELGISKQAISQRLQAAGWQAELAGYQLAIDLLQRANVD, from the coding sequence ATGTACGCTATCCAAGCTCGGTACCGAGGTCGAGAACTCAAACGCGCCGAATACGTTAGTAAGGCTGCAGCCGCGTTGTCGACGTTGGAGGGGGTTGAGCAGTTCACTTTAGTGGGCGTGGAAGATATAGCGTCAATAATTGATACTGCGGAAGCTACCTGCGATACAGCGCTGGCTCTTTTAGCCGCAGGCGATTGGGCTGTAGCTATCGCAGTTATGGATACCACAACAGCAGCTTCGGAAGATGCCCTTGCCTTTGTCCATAAAGTACTAGGGTCACGCGCACGAGCTGGCACAGTAAAAGTTGGGGTAAAGAAAGACAAGAAGTGGGCTGCCCCCATCCAAGCAACCTTTGTCATGCTCGCTTACATACTTTCAAAAAGAACTGCAGAAGGTCGCGAAGCAACGAGTTTGATGCGTTCCGGATTAAATCAAATAGAGGCAGCTGAAGAATTAGGTATCTCGAAACAAGCTATAAGCCAGCGTTTGCAAGCGGCAGGCTGGCAAGCTGAGCTTGCAGGTTATCAACTTGCCATTGATCTTCTACAGCGTGCAAATGTTGATTAG
- a CDS encoding NfeD family protein: MGSLEWFVIGVALVVLELFIGELTFFMLGLAAICAAGVGLVTDNVTLQAAAFSVSAISLLLFLKPLIKKHFELPTSLELTPRALVGMSGEVVEKITEHSGQIKLDGSIWSARSLDPAVNFQSGQSVYVVEIDGPTAVVWKESKT, encoded by the coding sequence GTGGGATCTTTGGAATGGTTTGTAATAGGTGTGGCGCTAGTTGTCTTAGAGCTGTTTATCGGTGAACTGACATTCTTCATGCTTGGCCTTGCTGCCATTTGTGCCGCTGGGGTTGGCTTGGTTACAGACAACGTCACACTACAAGCCGCCGCTTTTTCAGTCTCTGCGATTTCTTTATTATTGTTCCTCAAACCTCTGATAAAGAAACATTTTGAACTACCGACTTCATTGGAGCTTACTCCACGGGCTCTCGTCGGAATGAGTGGGGAAGTTGTTGAAAAGATCACGGAGCATTCGGGGCAAATCAAGCTGGATGGTTCCATCTGGTCTGCTCGAAGCCTTGATCCCGCCGTTAATTTCCAGTCAGGACAATCCGTCTACGTAGTAGAAATTGACGGCCCAACTGCCGTTGTATGGAAGGAGAGTAAAACATGA
- a CDS encoding methylmalonyl-CoA mutase subunit beta → MTDTRIAQTEELEAQRQEWYKAVAKVFARVQKKDVADVPLDIWQRLIRTTYDDIKVNPLYNRADELEETQIPGAFPYTRGFAGAGQEEGVGWGVTESFGSSSSNKDVLHALDNGTTDIVVYGEANIEELLKEVLFQYAPVRLNSGVATEEMTNRLFSMVDAQDASPRSIELGASPLSSMIDGSASVDLDTAINLAVRASERENTRAILVDAVSFSNQGATDAQQIGLALAAGAEYLRGLVAAGLSTEQALQQISFRYAITDDQFAQISKLRSGRALWARVAEILGAKELGSAPQHALTAPVMFTQRDPWVNMLRSTVAAFAAGVGGAKDVEVLCFDWAIAGGIPNVSRNFAHRIARNTNLLLLEESHLGHVIDPAGGSYYVESLTSSIIEKAWTVFTDIEASGGFLVAVENGSIKQMLDDAHERVRRDIAHRIKKVTAINEFPNLAEAPLPAELRVEPTCVRRWAAEFESFRNRSDVYMEVNGKRPQAVLIPLGPLAKHNIRTGFITNLLGTGGIEALNPGQVIPGTSEFAEAAASSKIAVICGTDAEYDATGAEALAELRKLGVETILLAGSPGHDFEPDDYLNMKIDAATKLDGLLKKLGA, encoded by the coding sequence GTGACTGACACACGAATCGCCCAAACTGAAGAGCTCGAGGCTCAGCGACAGGAATGGTATAAAGCTGTTGCTAAAGTTTTCGCTCGCGTACAGAAAAAAGATGTTGCTGACGTTCCGCTTGATATTTGGCAGCGTCTAATTCGCACCACGTACGATGACATCAAAGTCAACCCTTTGTACAACCGTGCAGACGAATTAGAAGAAACTCAGATTCCAGGTGCATTCCCATATACACGTGGTTTTGCTGGCGCAGGGCAAGAGGAAGGCGTCGGCTGGGGAGTAACCGAATCGTTCGGTTCATCTTCGTCTAACAAAGACGTTCTTCATGCCCTTGACAATGGTACAACCGATATCGTTGTTTATGGAGAAGCAAACATTGAAGAACTCCTCAAAGAGGTCCTTTTCCAGTATGCGCCAGTTCGTTTGAACTCTGGTGTCGCGACAGAAGAAATGACCAATCGTCTCTTCTCAATGGTCGACGCTCAAGACGCGTCGCCGCGAAGCATCGAGCTTGGGGCATCGCCACTTAGCTCCATGATCGATGGATCAGCATCTGTCGACCTAGACACCGCAATTAATCTAGCCGTACGTGCGTCTGAGCGTGAGAATACTCGCGCGATCTTGGTCGATGCAGTTTCTTTTTCGAATCAGGGCGCTACGGATGCGCAGCAGATTGGTCTTGCGCTAGCAGCCGGCGCGGAATATCTTCGCGGTTTGGTAGCTGCAGGGCTTTCTACAGAGCAAGCTTTGCAACAGATTTCATTCCGTTATGCAATTACGGACGATCAGTTTGCCCAAATTTCTAAATTGCGATCAGGGCGAGCACTTTGGGCTCGAGTCGCAGAAATTCTTGGTGCTAAGGAACTCGGAAGCGCTCCACAACACGCATTAACGGCACCTGTCATGTTCACTCAGCGTGATCCATGGGTAAACATGCTGCGCTCCACGGTGGCAGCATTCGCTGCAGGTGTTGGTGGCGCCAAAGACGTAGAAGTTTTGTGCTTTGACTGGGCAATTGCAGGCGGAATTCCAAATGTTTCGCGCAACTTTGCTCACCGCATTGCACGTAATACAAACCTTCTTCTTCTCGAAGAGTCTCACCTAGGTCATGTCATTGACCCAGCTGGTGGATCGTATTATGTCGAAAGTCTAACGTCATCGATCATCGAAAAGGCTTGGACGGTCTTTACCGATATCGAAGCATCTGGTGGTTTCCTCGTAGCCGTTGAAAACGGTTCCATTAAACAAATGCTTGACGACGCTCATGAGCGGGTACGCCGTGATATCGCGCATCGAATTAAGAAAGTCACCGCAATCAACGAATTTCCTAATCTTGCGGAAGCACCATTGCCGGCGGAGCTTCGCGTAGAGCCAACCTGTGTACGTCGTTGGGCTGCAGAATTCGAGTCGTTCCGTAACCGCTCGGATGTTTACATGGAGGTCAACGGAAAACGGCCGCAAGCTGTGCTCATCCCACTAGGTCCACTTGCAAAGCACAATATTCGTACTGGTTTTATTACCAATCTCCTTGGTACAGGCGGAATTGAGGCTTTGAACCCAGGACAGGTTATTCCAGGAACCTCGGAGTTTGCTGAGGCTGCTGCCAGCTCCAAGATCGCAGTCATTTGTGGCACGGACGCTGAATACGATGCAACCGGTGCTGAGGCCTTGGCTGAACTGCGCAAGCTTGGTGTAGAAACCATTTTGTTGGCAGGATCGCCAGGACATGATTTCGAACCGGATGACTATTTGAACATGAAGATCGACGCAGCTACGAAGCTCGATGGTCTACTGAAGAAGTTGGGAGCTTAA
- the scpA gene encoding methylmalonyl-CoA mutase — translation MTTIPNFAEYPASPESQNAADSSALEQQVWTTPEGIDVKRVYKRNDRNDNVPAEQLDSYPGMAPFMRGPYPTMYTNQPWTIRQYAGFSTAAESNAFYRRNLAAGQKGLSVAFDLATHRGYDSDNERVVGDVGMAGVAIDSILDMRQLFEGIDLGKVSVSMTMNGAVLPVLALYIVVAEEQGVAPEQLAGTIQNDILKEFMVRNTYIYPPKPSMRIISNIFEYTSLKMPRFNSISISGYHIQEAGATADLELAYTLADGIEYIRAGKGVGLDVDKFAPRLSFFWGISMNTFMEIAKLRAGRLLWSELVAKFDPKNPKSQSLRTHSQTSGWSLTAQDVYNNVARTAIEAMGATQGHTQSLHTNALDEALALPTDFSARIARNTQLLLQQESGTTAPVDPWAGSYYIEWLTEQLAERARAHIEEVENAGGMAQATIEGIPKLRIEESAARTQARIDSGRQALIGVNKYVVEEDEQIEVLKVDNTKVRAEQLAKLEQLRAERDQAEVDRCLKALTEAARIEEKEPGNLDQNLLKLAVDCARAKATVGEISDALEEVFGRHEAEIRTLSGVYKDEVGKEGTVGNVSKAIAMADAFEAEEGRRPRIFLAKMGQDGHDRGQKVVASAYADLGMDVDVGPLFQTPAEAARAAVDADVHVVGVSSLAAGHLTLVPALKEELAKLGREDIMVVVGGVIPPGDFQELYDDGAVAIYPPGTVIADAAIDMLEKLAANLGIDLKVDEA, via the coding sequence ATGACTACTATCCCAAATTTTGCAGAATATCCAGCATCTCCTGAGAGCCAGAACGCTGCGGACTCAAGTGCGCTTGAGCAACAAGTTTGGACTACGCCAGAAGGCATCGATGTCAAGCGTGTTTATAAGCGCAATGATCGCAACGACAATGTGCCTGCTGAGCAGCTGGACTCGTATCCAGGTATGGCGCCGTTTATGCGTGGCCCGTACCCAACCATGTACACCAATCAGCCATGGACAATTCGGCAGTATGCAGGTTTTTCTACGGCTGCTGAGTCAAATGCCTTCTATCGTCGTAACCTCGCAGCAGGCCAGAAAGGTCTGTCAGTCGCTTTCGACTTGGCTACTCACCGTGGTTATGACTCCGACAACGAGCGCGTAGTCGGCGACGTCGGTATGGCTGGCGTAGCAATCGACTCAATTTTGGATATGCGTCAACTTTTCGAAGGCATTGACCTTGGAAAAGTTTCTGTCTCCATGACGATGAATGGCGCTGTGCTCCCAGTGCTTGCCCTGTACATCGTTGTAGCGGAAGAACAAGGTGTCGCACCTGAGCAGCTAGCCGGAACAATTCAGAATGACATTCTGAAAGAGTTCATGGTTCGTAACACCTACATCTACCCACCTAAGCCTTCCATGCGCATCATTTCGAATATTTTCGAATACACATCATTGAAGATGCCTCGGTTTAACTCGATTTCAATTTCGGGTTACCACATTCAGGAAGCCGGTGCGACAGCTGACCTCGAGCTCGCGTATACACTTGCTGATGGTATTGAATACATACGTGCTGGTAAAGGTGTTGGACTAGATGTAGACAAGTTTGCGCCTCGACTTTCCTTCTTCTGGGGTATTTCCATGAATACTTTCATGGAAATTGCAAAACTTCGCGCTGGACGTCTGCTTTGGAGCGAACTGGTCGCTAAATTCGATCCAAAGAACCCTAAGTCTCAGTCGCTGCGTACCCACTCTCAGACTTCTGGTTGGTCGCTAACTGCACAAGACGTTTACAACAATGTGGCACGTACCGCTATCGAAGCAATGGGTGCAACCCAAGGCCATACGCAGTCTTTGCACACCAATGCTCTTGACGAAGCTTTGGCACTACCAACGGATTTCTCTGCACGTATTGCACGTAATACGCAGCTGCTGCTTCAACAAGAATCTGGCACCACGGCGCCAGTTGATCCGTGGGCAGGTTCGTATTACATCGAGTGGCTTACTGAGCAGCTAGCTGAGCGAGCTCGTGCACATATCGAAGAAGTTGAAAATGCTGGCGGAATGGCTCAGGCTACGATCGAAGGTATTCCGAAACTCCGCATCGAAGAATCCGCTGCACGTACTCAGGCACGTATTGATTCAGGCCGTCAAGCCCTGATTGGTGTGAATAAGTATGTCGTCGAAGAGGACGAGCAGATCGAAGTCCTTAAGGTTGATAACACCAAGGTACGTGCAGAGCAATTAGCAAAGCTTGAGCAGTTGCGCGCTGAACGCGACCAAGCTGAGGTTGATCGTTGCCTGAAAGCACTCACCGAAGCTGCACGCATCGAAGAAAAAGAACCTGGCAACCTAGATCAGAACTTGCTCAAACTAGCTGTTGATTGCGCTCGCGCTAAGGCAACGGTGGGCGAGATTTCTGATGCACTCGAAGAAGTATTCGGCCGTCACGAAGCTGAAATTCGTACTCTCTCCGGCGTGTACAAGGACGAAGTTGGAAAGGAGGGCACCGTGGGCAATGTTTCTAAGGCAATCGCTATGGCCGATGCTTTTGAAGCCGAGGAAGGCCGTCGTCCTCGTATCTTCTTGGCCAAGATGGGTCAGGATGGTCACGACCGCGGACAAAAGGTTGTTGCATCTGCATATGCTGACCTCGGCATGGACGTCGATGTCGGACCACTGTTCCAGACCCCAGCAGAGGCAGCTCGTGCCGCAGTTGATGCGGACGTCCACGTCGTCGGCGTTTCTTCCTTGGCTGCAGGTCATCTGACTCTGGTTCCTGCACTCAAGGAGGAGCTTGCCAAGTTGGGTCGTGAGGACATCATGGTCGTTGTTGGTGGCGTTATCCCACCTGGAGATTTCCAAGAACTCTACGACGATGGTGCAGTCGCTATTTATCCTCCAGGAACTGTTATCGCAGATGCTGCGATCGATATGCTGGAAAAGTTGGCGGCTAACCTTGGTATCGACCTCAAGGTCGACGAAGCCTAA